One window of the Streptomyces asoensis genome contains the following:
- the bioB gene encoding biotin synthase BioB — translation MDLLNTLVDKGLRRELPTREEALAVLATSDDDVLDVVAAAGRVRRQWFGRRVKLNYLVNLKSGLCPEDCSYCSQRLGSTAGILKYTWLKPEEASQAAAAGLAGGAKRVCLVASGRGPTDRDVDRVAGTIKAIKDQNEGVEVCACLGLLSDGQAERLREAGADAYNHNLNTSEGTYGEITTTHTYADRVDTVQKAHAAGLSACSGLIAGMGESDEDLVDVVFSLRELDPDSVPVNFLIPVEGTPLAKEWNLTPQRCLRILAMVRFVCPDVEVRIAGGREVHLRTMQPLALHLANSIFLGDYLTTEGQAGQADLEMIADAGFEVEGAEQVTLPEHRAAAGGGCGSHEGGGCGSHEGGGCGSHENSGCGSHEGGGVCGSAPAAAPAPAPAAAVGEARTDLVAVRRRGAGTDLAPNA, via the coding sequence ATGGACCTGCTGAACACGCTGGTGGACAAGGGGCTTCGGCGCGAGCTGCCGACCCGCGAGGAAGCGCTGGCCGTACTGGCCACTTCCGACGACGACGTGCTGGACGTGGTGGCCGCGGCCGGCCGGGTGCGCCGGCAGTGGTTCGGGCGACGGGTGAAACTCAACTACCTCGTCAACCTCAAGTCGGGGCTGTGCCCCGAGGACTGCTCCTACTGCTCCCAGCGGCTCGGCTCCACGGCCGGGATCCTGAAGTACACCTGGCTCAAGCCGGAAGAGGCCTCGCAGGCGGCGGCGGCCGGGCTGGCGGGCGGGGCCAAGCGGGTCTGTCTGGTGGCCTCCGGGCGTGGTCCGACGGACCGTGACGTCGACCGGGTCGCCGGCACCATCAAGGCGATCAAGGACCAGAACGAGGGCGTCGAGGTCTGCGCCTGTCTCGGCCTGCTCTCCGACGGCCAGGCCGAACGGCTGCGCGAGGCGGGCGCCGACGCCTACAACCACAACCTGAACACGTCCGAGGGCACGTACGGGGAGATCACGACCACGCACACGTACGCCGACCGGGTGGACACGGTGCAGAAGGCGCACGCGGCGGGTCTGTCGGCGTGCTCGGGTCTGATCGCCGGCATGGGAGAGTCCGACGAGGACCTGGTGGACGTCGTCTTCTCGCTGCGCGAGCTCGACCCGGACTCCGTTCCGGTCAACTTCCTCATCCCGGTCGAGGGCACCCCGCTCGCCAAGGAGTGGAACCTCACCCCGCAGCGCTGTCTGCGCATCCTGGCGATGGTGCGGTTCGTCTGCCCGGACGTCGAGGTGCGCATCGCGGGCGGCCGCGAGGTCCATCTGCGCACGATGCAGCCGCTCGCCCTGCACCTGGCCAACTCGATCTTCCTGGGCGACTACCTCACGACCGAGGGCCAGGCCGGCCAGGCCGACCTGGAGATGATCGCGGACGCCGGATTCGAGGTGGAGGGCGCGGAGCAGGTGACGCTGCCCGAGCACCGGGCGGCGGCGGGCGGTGGCTGCGGGTCCCACGAGGGCGGTGGCTGCGGCTCGCACGAGGGCGGTGGCTGCGGCTCGCACGAGAACTCCGGGTGCGGCTCGCACGAGGGGGGCGGTGTGTGCGGCTCCGCCCCGGCCGCGGCCCCCGCCCCGGCTCCGGCCGCTGCGGTCGGCGAGGCCCGTACGGACCTGGTCGCCGTGCGCCGGCGTGGCGCCGGTACCGATCTCGCGCCCAATGCCTGA
- a CDS encoding fic family toxin-antitoxin system, toxin component yields the protein MSDLRIDLAWLLMLAEQKTPGDPQVTDWGALVAAVARHQAEIFDVPVYDDAPARAAALLQLLIHVPALERSNALFACAVAYAYLVASGLKVATSPEQVRDLARLVKTGDASVSDIARELRRWSL from the coding sequence TTGAGCGACCTCCGCATCGATCTCGCCTGGCTTCTCATGCTCGCCGAACAGAAGACCCCGGGGGACCCCCAGGTCACCGACTGGGGGGCACTGGTGGCGGCCGTGGCGCGCCACCAGGCCGAGATATTCGACGTCCCCGTCTACGACGACGCGCCGGCCCGCGCCGCCGCGCTGCTCCAGCTCCTCATCCACGTCCCCGCGCTGGAGCGCTCCAACGCCCTGTTCGCCTGCGCCGTCGCGTACGCCTATCTCGTCGCCAGCGGTCTGAAGGTCGCCACCTCGCCCGAACAGGTCCGCGACCTGGCCCGCCTGGTCAAGACCGGGGACGCGTCGGTGTCCGACATCGCGCGGGAACTGCGCCGGTGGAGCCTATGA
- a CDS encoding class I SAM-dependent methyltransferase produces the protein MPLRSTGSGKVPGDPVHHPLFARCYARLGTAAETRGGLAAVRDQLLTGLSGRIIEIGAGNGLNFAHYPAAVSEVVAIEPERHLRTLALEAALRAEVPVDVVPAVAEALPVKSEASDAAVVSLVLCSVRDVPRALGELLRVLRPGGELRFFEHGPGGGPVMRFTQRALDRTVWPTLAGGCHLTRDTLDALREAGFEPGPYRRLSVPEKGPKLPSSYCVLGRARRPS, from the coding sequence ATGCCCCTACGGTCCACCGGCTCCGGCAAGGTGCCCGGTGATCCCGTCCACCACCCGCTGTTCGCCCGCTGTTATGCCCGGCTCGGCACGGCCGCGGAGACCCGCGGCGGTCTGGCCGCCGTACGCGACCAACTGCTCACGGGGCTGTCCGGCCGGATCATCGAGATCGGTGCGGGCAACGGACTGAACTTCGCGCACTACCCGGCCGCCGTCTCGGAGGTCGTCGCGATCGAGCCGGAACGCCACCTGCGCACGCTGGCGCTGGAGGCGGCCCTGCGCGCGGAGGTGCCGGTGGATGTCGTGCCGGCCGTGGCGGAGGCGCTGCCGGTGAAGAGCGAGGCCTCCGACGCGGCGGTGGTCTCGCTGGTGCTGTGCAGTGTGCGGGACGTCCCCCGCGCGCTCGGGGAGTTGCTGCGGGTGCTGCGGCCCGGCGGCGAGCTGAGGTTCTTCGAGCACGGCCCGGGCGGCGGTCCGGTGATGCGGTTCACCCAGCGCGCGCTGGACCGCACGGTGTGGCCGACCCTGGCCGGCGGCTGTCACCTCACCCGGGACACCCTCGACGCCCTGCGCGAGGCAGGGTTCGAACCGGGCCCGTACCGCCGGCTCTCCGTGCCGGAGAAGGGCCCGAAACTCCCCTCCTCGTACTGCGTTCTCGGTAGGGCCCGTCGCCCCTCATAG
- a CDS encoding C40 family peptidase codes for MTALNRVPSLMARAGTASAFAIAAVGGSVVVPGLAPDAAAATPATKALQIAASKKGAPYKYGATGPKRFDCSGLTLYSFKKAGKSLPRTAAQQYNKTKHISSSSRKAGDLVFFHSGSNVYHVGIYAGKGKIWHSPKTGDVVKLQKIWTKSVWYGRVR; via the coding sequence ATGACTGCGCTCAATCGTGTCCCGTCGCTCATGGCCCGGGCCGGTACGGCCTCGGCTTTCGCCATCGCCGCCGTGGGCGGCTCGGTCGTGGTCCCGGGGCTCGCCCCCGACGCCGCGGCCGCCACACCGGCGACGAAGGCGCTCCAGATCGCGGCCTCCAAGAAAGGTGCCCCGTACAAGTACGGGGCCACCGGGCCGAAGAGGTTCGACTGCTCCGGGCTCACGCTGTACTCGTTCAAGAAGGCGGGCAAGAGCCTGCCCCGGACGGCGGCCCAGCAGTACAACAAGACGAAGCACATTTCCTCGTCGAGCCGCAAGGCGGGCGACCTCGTGTTCTTCCACTCGGGCTCGAACGTGTACCACGTCGGGATCTACGCGGGTAAGGGCAAGATCTGGCACTCGCCGAAGACCGGTGACGTGGTGAAGCTTCAGAAGATCTGGACCAAGAGCGTCTGGTACGGGCGGGTCCGCTAG
- a CDS encoding ATP-binding protein: MADHLEASVTLRSDPASVSAARVFVAGVLGEWGLPADTEMADAVRLIVSELATNAVQHTFGQSPTFTVDLVLDRDEHLRVGVTDSHPRFPKRLPAAVQQDNGRGMVIIRWLTAECGGRLRVRPTREGGKTVIVQLPWAVPATEPVAGALAAPAEGEAPGR; this comes from the coding sequence ATGGCAGATCACCTGGAAGCATCCGTCACTCTGCGGAGCGATCCCGCCTCGGTCTCCGCGGCCCGTGTCTTCGTGGCCGGCGTCCTCGGGGAATGGGGTCTGCCGGCGGACACGGAGATGGCCGACGCCGTCCGGCTGATCGTCTCGGAACTCGCCACCAACGCCGTACAGCACACCTTCGGGCAGTCACCCACCTTCACGGTGGACCTGGTCCTCGACCGTGACGAACACCTGCGCGTCGGGGTCACCGACAGCCACCCGCGCTTCCCCAAACGACTGCCGGCCGCCGTCCAGCAGGACAACGGCCGAGGCATGGTGATCATTCGCTGGCTGACCGCGGAGTGCGGCGGCAGGCTGAGAGTGCGGCCCACCCGGGAGGGCGGCAAGACGGTCATCGTCCAGCTCCCGTGGGCCGTCCCGGCCACGGAGCCGGTGGCCGGTGCCCTGGCGGCCCCGGCGGAGGGTGAGGCCCCGGGGCGGTGA
- the bioD gene encoding dethiobiotin synthase codes for MPILVITGTGTEVGKTVTTAAVAASALAAGRSVAVLKAAQTGVRADERGDADEVARLAGAVTTVEVARYPEPLAPATAARRAGLAAVRPQDVADAAQKLAAEHDLVLVEGAGGLLVRFDEAGGTLADVAQLLRAPVLIVASAGLGTLNTTELTARELRARGVELLGVVIGSWPDSPDLASRCNVVDLPEVAGAPLLGALPSGAGALAPADFRTVAPGWLAPRLDGTWEAEAFRERTGSGL; via the coding sequence ATGCCGATCCTGGTGATCACGGGGACGGGCACGGAGGTCGGCAAGACCGTCACGACGGCCGCGGTCGCCGCGTCGGCGCTCGCGGCGGGGCGGTCGGTGGCCGTCCTCAAGGCCGCGCAGACCGGCGTACGAGCGGACGAGCGCGGGGACGCCGACGAGGTGGCCCGGCTCGCGGGCGCGGTGACGACGGTCGAAGTGGCCCGCTATCCCGAGCCGTTGGCTCCGGCGACGGCGGCCCGCAGGGCGGGCCTGGCGGCGGTGCGGCCGCAGGACGTGGCGGATGCGGCGCAGAAGCTGGCCGCCGAGCACGACCTGGTGCTCGTCGAGGGGGCGGGCGGGCTGCTCGTACGGTTCGACGAGGCGGGTGGGACGCTGGCCGACGTGGCGCAGCTGCTGCGGGCGCCGGTGCTGATCGTGGCCTCGGCGGGCCTCGGCACGCTGAACACGACGGAACTGACGGCTCGTGAACTGCGGGCACGGGGGGTGGAGTTGCTGGGGGTCGTGATCGGCAGCTGGCCCGACTCCCCCGATCTGGCGTCCCGTTGCAATGTCGTGGATCTGCCGGAGGTGGCCGGGGCCCCGCTGCTGGGGGCGCTGCCGTCGGGGGCCGGTGCTCTTGCACCTGCCGATTTCCGTACCGTGGCGCCCGGTTGGCTGGCGCCACGGCTGGACGGGACGTGGGAGGCGGAGGCCTTCCGGGAGCGGACCGGTTCGGGGCTCTAG
- a CDS encoding esterase/lipase family protein — protein sequence MQRHKRRIAAALSAVVSSLLLSLSFSAPTAHAATHNPIVFVHGISSSSSSWDDWVADFKADGYTAAELDAWTYSWSQSNATTASQLATEIKNVLARTGASKVDVVIHSMGALSSRYYLKNLGGTAYVDDFVSVAGTNHGTSVASWCSWLYTSCAEMVTGSSFLTALNSGDETPGSVSYATYWSNCDAAIDPDSSALLSGATNVGVGCISHNDMNNDHGVYEQVRDFIQ from the coding sequence ATGCAGCGCCACAAGCGTCGCATCGCCGCGGCACTCTCGGCCGTGGTCTCTTCGCTCCTTCTGTCACTCTCGTTCTCCGCCCCCACAGCCCACGCCGCGACCCACAATCCGATCGTCTTCGTGCACGGCATCAGCAGTTCCTCCAGCAGCTGGGACGACTGGGTCGCCGACTTCAAGGCCGACGGCTACACGGCCGCCGAGCTGGACGCCTGGACCTACAGCTGGTCCCAGTCGAACGCCACGACCGCCTCCCAACTGGCCACCGAGATCAAGAACGTGCTGGCGAGAACCGGCGCGTCCAAGGTCGACGTCGTCATCCACTCCATGGGCGCGCTCAGCTCCCGCTACTACCTCAAGAACCTCGGCGGCACCGCGTACGTGGACGACTTCGTCTCCGTCGCGGGCACCAACCACGGGACGTCGGTCGCCTCGTGGTGCAGCTGGCTCTACACCTCCTGCGCCGAGATGGTCACCGGCAGTTCGTTCCTCACCGCGCTCAACTCCGGTGACGAGACCCCGGGCAGCGTGAGCTACGCGACCTACTGGTCGAACTGCGACGCGGCCATCGACCCGGACTCCTCGGCACTGCTGAGCGGGGCCACCAACGTCGGCGTCGGGTGCATCTCGCACAACGACATGAACAACGATCACGGCGTGTACGAGCAGGTGCGCGACTTCATCCAGTGA
- a CDS encoding LuxR C-terminal-related transcriptional regulator: MVTRVNPPSLDRTSPPAPPDVGPRPAPALSEGVRVRVLRLVYGDPRAAAELVARLTERQAAGLDPLPADPADLAPETLRAHRREVRALPDGTRLVLLLAAADQYPVATHAFLRAVAAARLDTRPLEAAEAAGIAYATAGGVGFRDAWTRIAAYETAAPADRRDAHRLLARVLHGAAETPRRSWHRGAGALGPSARLTAELTAAADRARAAGDPALSGALAERAAALCTDPGERSRLLAHAATDAWHRGDGDRSRTLAARTDADALTGILALRTGHAGEAFDALLAGAARAAGARPAPGAPPPGRSDTTASSGPSAVPSRESGEAAGSAPTAPVTHFLARAAEAAVYTGDLRRCREATLVAGQSGIDPPGVLGGIAAAVDGRYEDARHLLEATAGRCGPGGDPTLLLHAGIAALMLGDHTRAATATVRAAAAARARGVTAAVSQAMEFRAYADFWTGRPRAAEAATLDALRQAYATGQDNGACHLQAALAMFAALTGDEDLCRERAAAARSYALAHALGLPAALAQWALAFLDLGSGRFDAAAARLRALAASGPGHGHRAIRHLATPHYVEAAVRTGETRVARAAHADYDRWARAVGSADDLALSARCRALLTPGADAVEHYRTALRLHAEGTRVFERARTELLFGSALRRLRLRTEARDRLHSAMEAFESFDAPHCAESARAELRALGAPAAPTRGDRRPTIHLTAQQLLVARMAADGATNREIAARLALSPRTIDHHLRGVFTRLGIRSRIELVRLLADADDG, encoded by the coding sequence GTGGTGACACGAGTGAACCCCCCGTCTTTGGACCGCACTTCGCCACCGGCGCCGCCGGACGTGGGCCCGCGCCCGGCCCCGGCGCTGTCCGAAGGCGTCCGCGTGCGCGTGCTGCGCCTCGTATACGGCGACCCGCGTGCCGCCGCCGAACTCGTCGCGCGGCTGACCGAACGGCAGGCGGCCGGCCTCGACCCGCTGCCCGCCGACCCCGCCGACCTCGCCCCCGAGACGCTGCGCGCGCACCGCCGCGAGGTCCGTGCGCTGCCCGACGGCACCCGGCTGGTGCTCCTGCTGGCGGCCGCCGACCAGTACCCGGTCGCCACCCACGCCTTCCTGCGCGCCGTCGCCGCCGCCCGCCTCGACACCCGGCCCCTCGAGGCGGCCGAGGCGGCCGGCATCGCCTACGCCACGGCCGGCGGGGTCGGCTTCCGCGATGCCTGGACCCGGATCGCCGCGTACGAGACGGCCGCCCCGGCCGACCGGCGTGACGCCCACCGGCTGCTCGCCCGCGTCCTGCACGGCGCGGCGGAGACGCCCCGGCGGTCCTGGCACCGGGGCGCGGGCGCGCTCGGGCCCAGCGCGCGGCTCACCGCGGAACTGACGGCGGCGGCCGACCGGGCGCGCGCCGCCGGCGACCCGGCGCTCTCGGGCGCCCTCGCCGAACGCGCCGCCGCGCTCTGCACGGACCCGGGCGAACGGTCCCGACTCCTCGCCCACGCGGCGACCGACGCCTGGCACCGCGGTGACGGCGACCGGTCCCGCACCCTGGCCGCCCGCACCGACGCCGACGCCCTCACCGGCATCCTCGCCCTGCGGACCGGGCACGCGGGGGAGGCGTTCGACGCGCTGCTGGCCGGGGCGGCACGGGCGGCCGGGGCGCGACCCGCGCCCGGTGCCCCGCCACCGGGACGGAGCGACACCACCGCCTCCTCCGGCCCTTCCGCCGTCCCTTCGCGCGAGTCCGGCGAGGCGGCGGGCTCAGCCCCCACCGCCCCCGTCACCCACTTCCTGGCCCGAGCCGCCGAAGCCGCCGTCTACACCGGCGATCTCCGTCGATGCCGTGAAGCGACGCTCGTCGCAGGGCAGTCGGGCATCGATCCGCCGGGTGTGCTCGGAGGGATCGCCGCGGCCGTCGACGGACGGTACGAGGACGCGCGCCACCTGCTGGAGGCCACCGCCGGACGGTGCGGTCCGGGCGGTGACCCCACCCTCCTCCTGCACGCGGGCATCGCCGCCCTGATGCTCGGCGACCACACCCGCGCCGCCACCGCCACGGTCCGGGCGGCCGCCGCGGCCCGAGCCCGGGGCGTCACCGCCGCCGTGTCCCAGGCCATGGAGTTCCGCGCCTACGCCGACTTCTGGACCGGCCGCCCGCGCGCCGCCGAGGCCGCCACGCTGGACGCCCTGCGGCAGGCGTACGCCACCGGACAGGACAACGGCGCCTGCCATCTCCAGGCCGCCCTGGCGATGTTCGCCGCGCTCACCGGCGACGAAGACCTGTGCCGGGAGCGGGCCGCGGCAGCCCGCTCCTACGCCCTCGCCCACGCCCTGGGCCTGCCCGCCGCCCTCGCGCAGTGGGCGCTGGCCTTCCTCGACCTCGGCTCCGGCCGCTTCGACGCCGCCGCGGCCCGGCTGCGGGCACTCGCCGCCTCGGGCCCGGGCCACGGCCACCGGGCCATCCGCCACCTGGCCACCCCGCACTATGTCGAGGCAGCCGTCCGCACCGGCGAGACCCGCGTGGCGCGCGCCGCGCACGCCGACTACGACCGTTGGGCCCGTGCCGTCGGCAGCGCCGACGACCTGGCTCTCAGCGCCCGCTGCCGGGCCCTGCTCACGCCGGGCGCCGACGCCGTCGAGCACTACCGCACGGCCCTCCGGCTGCACGCCGAAGGAACCCGAGTCTTCGAACGGGCCCGCACCGAACTGCTGTTCGGCAGCGCGCTGCGCAGGCTGCGCCTCCGCACGGAGGCCCGCGACCGGCTGCACAGCGCCATGGAGGCGTTCGAGTCCTTCGACGCCCCGCACTGCGCCGAGAGCGCCCGCGCCGAACTGCGCGCGCTCGGCGCCCCCGCCGCCCCCACCCGTGGCGACCGGCGCCCGACGATCCACCTGACCGCCCAGCAGCTTCTGGTCGCCCGGATGGCGGCCGACGGCGCCACGAACCGCGAGATCGCCGCCCGCCTCGCCCTCAGCCCCCGCACCATCGACCACCATCTGCGAGGCGTCTTCACCCGCCTCGGCATCCGCTCCCGCATCGAACTCGTCCGGCTGCTCGCGGACGCGGACGACGGCTAG
- a CDS encoding DUF397 domain-containing protein gives MSAVPRNVPSSTDPDRLPDVRWLRSSYSTGANNCVETARPASGPLAGLLAVRDSKDPAGPALLFSPESWSGFTAVFTRVR, from the coding sequence ATGTCCGCAGTACCGCGGAACGTACCTTCCAGTACCGATCCCGACCGTCTCCCGGATGTGCGGTGGCTGCGCAGCAGCTACAGCACGGGAGCGAACAACTGTGTGGAGACCGCCCGGCCGGCCTCCGGCCCCCTGGCCGGTCTGCTCGCCGTACGCGACTCCAAGGACCCGGCCGGACCCGCCCTGCTCTTCTCCCCCGAGAGCTGGTCGGGCTTCACGGCCGTGTTCACGCGGGTCCGCTGA
- a CDS encoding adenosylmethionine--8-amino-7-oxononanoate transaminase: MPELPPLGVPELLELDRRHVWHPYGPMPGRVEPLVVESASGVRLRPADGSGDLVDGMASWWSAIHGYNHPVLNEAVREQLGRMSHVMFGGLTHEPAVRLAKLLVDMSPDGLEHVFLADSGSVSVEVAVKMCLQYWRSLGRPAKGRLLTWRGGYHGDTWQPMSVCDPEGGMHDLWTGVLPRQVFVDPPPVEFEEAYADLLRETIGRHADELAAVIVEPVVQGAGGMRFHSPGYLRVLREACDAHDVLLVFDEIATGFGRTGALFAAEHAAVTPDVMCVGKALTGGYLTMAATLCTSRVADGISRGEVPVLAHGPTFMGNPLAAAVACASIELLLGQDWLAEVKRIEAGLRDGLAAAAEIPGVRDVRVLGAIGVVQLDHPVDMAAATRAAVREGVWLRPFRDLIYTMPPYVTGDADVARIARAVCAAAREG, from the coding sequence ATGCCTGAGCTGCCCCCGCTCGGGGTGCCCGAGCTGCTGGAGCTCGACCGGCGGCACGTGTGGCATCCGTACGGTCCGATGCCCGGCCGGGTCGAACCGCTCGTCGTGGAGTCGGCGAGCGGGGTACGGCTGCGGCCGGCGGACGGCTCGGGTGACCTGGTCGACGGCATGGCGTCCTGGTGGTCGGCGATCCACGGCTACAACCACCCGGTGCTCAACGAGGCCGTACGCGAGCAGCTGGGCCGGATGAGTCATGTGATGTTCGGCGGGCTCACCCACGAGCCCGCCGTACGTCTGGCGAAGCTCCTTGTCGACATGTCGCCCGACGGTCTGGAGCATGTCTTCCTCGCCGACTCCGGCTCGGTGTCGGTCGAGGTCGCGGTGAAGATGTGCCTCCAGTACTGGCGCTCGCTGGGCCGCCCGGCCAAGGGACGCCTGCTGACCTGGCGCGGCGGTTACCACGGCGACACCTGGCAGCCGATGTCCGTGTGCGATCCCGAGGGCGGGATGCACGACCTGTGGACCGGGGTGCTGCCCCGGCAGGTCTTCGTGGACCCGCCTCCGGTGGAGTTCGAGGAGGCGTACGCCGACCTGTTGCGCGAGACGATCGGGCGGCACGCCGACGAGCTGGCCGCGGTCATCGTGGAGCCGGTGGTGCAGGGCGCGGGCGGGATGCGGTTCCACTCCCCCGGCTATCTGCGGGTGCTGCGCGAGGCGTGCGACGCGCACGACGTGCTGCTGGTGTTCGACGAGATCGCGACCGGGTTCGGGCGTACGGGCGCGCTGTTCGCGGCGGAGCACGCCGCGGTGACACCGGATGTGATGTGCGTCGGCAAGGCGTTGACCGGCGGTTATCTGACGATGGCGGCGACGCTGTGCACGTCCCGGGTGGCCGACGGGATCTCGCGGGGCGAGGTGCCGGTCCTGGCCCATGGGCCGACGTTCATGGGCAACCCGCTCGCCGCGGCCGTCGCCTGTGCCTCGATCGAGCTGCTGCTCGGGCAGGACTGGCTCGCGGAGGTCAAGCGGATCGAGGCGGGGCTGCGGGACGGCCTCGCCGCGGCGGCGGAGATTCCGGGCGTGCGGGACGTCCGGGTCCTCGGCGCGATCGGCGTCGTCCAGCTCGACCACCCGGTGGACATGGCGGCCGCCACCCGGGCCGCGGTGCGCGAGGGTGTCTGGCTGCGGCCGTTCCGCGACCTGATCTACACGATGCCGCCGTACGTCACCGGTGACGCGGACGTGGCACGGATCGCGCGCGCGGTGTGCGCCGCGGCGCGGGAGGGATGA
- a CDS encoding helix-turn-helix domain-containing protein, translating into MQHGPAVRRRKLGAELRNLRAQAGLTSGEAARLVGWHQSKVSRIETGISGSKPADVRLLLDAYGVTDPQLRELMLALAGTNGSGGRDHWWHAYRGVLPPTYRDFISLESQASAMRTLETTVVPGLLQTPEYARAVTRASVEGGDEDQLDTLVEVRLARQDVLRAQPPLELCAVLDEAVLRREVGGPEVMTRQLGRLVEAARLPQVRLQVLPFAAGAHIGVTGPFVIFSFSRTSDLDVVVLDHLTSSLYLERKEDLQAYTEAFNALRAHALSPGDSSDYIAAIADGA; encoded by the coding sequence ATGCAGCACGGTCCCGCGGTTCGCCGCCGAAAGCTGGGCGCCGAACTGCGCAATCTGCGCGCCCAGGCGGGCCTCACCAGTGGTGAGGCGGCCCGGCTCGTGGGCTGGCACCAGTCCAAGGTGAGCCGCATCGAGACCGGTATCAGTGGATCGAAACCGGCCGATGTGCGATTACTCCTCGACGCCTACGGTGTCACTGATCCGCAACTGCGGGAGCTGATGCTGGCGTTGGCGGGCACCAACGGCAGTGGCGGTCGGGACCACTGGTGGCACGCCTACCGCGGGGTGCTGCCGCCCACCTACCGGGACTTCATCAGCCTGGAGTCGCAGGCGAGCGCGATGCGCACCCTGGAGACGACGGTGGTACCGGGGCTGTTGCAGACGCCCGAGTACGCGCGCGCGGTGACCAGGGCATCCGTGGAGGGGGGCGACGAGGACCAGCTCGACACCCTGGTGGAGGTACGGCTGGCCCGCCAGGACGTACTGCGCGCGCAGCCGCCGCTGGAACTGTGCGCGGTACTGGACGAGGCGGTGCTCCGGCGGGAGGTGGGCGGGCCCGAGGTGATGACACGACAGCTGGGTCGGCTCGTGGAAGCCGCCCGATTGCCCCAAGTACGGCTCCAGGTGCTGCCGTTCGCCGCCGGAGCGCATATCGGGGTAACCGGCCCTTTCGTTATCTTCTCATTTTCGCGCACTTCTGATCTGGATGTGGTTGTTCTCGACCACTTGACGAGTAGCCTCTATCTCGAACGGAAAGAAGACCTCCAGGCCTACACCGAGGCCTTCAACGCCCTTCGGGCGCACGCCCTTTCGCCCGGGGACTCATCGGATTACATCGCCGCGATAGCAGACGGCGCGTAA
- a CDS encoding 8-amino-7-oxononanoate synthase: MAFGWIDEQAELRRRAGLVRTLRPRPADSPLLDLASNDYLGLARHPEVTEGAAAAARTWGGGATGSRLVTGTTELHGELERELAEHCGFEAALVFSSGYAANLAAVTALAPHGSLIVSDAGNHASLIDGCRLARGTTQVVGHADPDAVRKALGTHDGPAVAVSDTVFSVDGDAAPLAALAAACREYGAGLVVDDAHGLGVLGEGGQGAPYAAGLAGADDVVVTVTLSKSLGSQGGAVLGPARVIEHLVNAARTFIFDTGLAPAAAGAALAALRLLRREPQRAARARAVAGELHARVTAAGLAAVRPDAAVVSVRAPSPEGAVRWAADCRSAGLAVGCFRPPSVPDGISRLRLTARADLSGAELERAVQVIGETRP; this comes from the coding sequence ATGGCGTTCGGCTGGATCGACGAGCAGGCGGAGCTGCGGCGCCGGGCCGGACTCGTACGGACCCTGCGGCCCCGCCCGGCCGACTCGCCGCTCCTCGACCTGGCGAGCAACGACTACCTGGGCCTCGCCCGTCACCCCGAGGTCACGGAGGGGGCCGCGGCGGCGGCCAGGACCTGGGGCGGCGGCGCGACCGGCTCCCGGCTCGTCACCGGCACCACCGAGCTGCACGGCGAGCTGGAGCGGGAGCTCGCCGAGCACTGCGGCTTCGAGGCGGCCCTCGTCTTCTCCTCCGGGTACGCGGCCAACCTGGCCGCGGTCACCGCGCTGGCCCCGCACGGGTCGCTCATCGTCTCCGACGCGGGCAACCACGCCTCGCTGATCGACGGCTGCCGGCTGGCCCGCGGCACCACCCAGGTCGTCGGGCACGCCGACCCGGACGCGGTGCGCAAGGCGCTCGGCACGCACGACGGCCCGGCCGTGGCCGTCTCCGACACGGTCTTCTCGGTCGACGGCGACGCCGCCCCGCTGGCCGCCCTGGCGGCCGCCTGCCGCGAGTACGGCGCCGGACTGGTCGTCGACGACGCCCACGGGCTCGGTGTGCTCGGGGAGGGCGGACAGGGCGCTCCGTACGCGGCGGGCCTGGCGGGCGCCGACGACGTCGTCGTCACGGTCACGCTGTCCAAGTCGCTGGGCAGCCAGGGCGGCGCGGTGCTGGGTCCCGCGCGGGTGATCGAGCATCTGGTGAACGCGGCCCGGACGTTCATCTTCGACACGGGCCTGGCCCCGGCGGCGGCGGGCGCGGCGTTGGCCGCCCTCAGGCTGCTGCGCCGGGAGCCGCAGCGCGCGGCACGCGCGCGTGCGGTGGCGGGCGAGCTGCACGCCCGCGTGACGGCCGCGGGCCTGGCAGCGGTGCGTCCGGACGCCGCGGTCGTCTCCGTGCGTGCGCCGTCCCCGGAGGGGGCCGTGCGCTGGGCGGCGGACTGCCGGTCGGCAGGCCTGGCCGTGGGCTGCTTCCGTCCTCCCTCCGTGCCCGACGGCATCTCACGCCTCAGGCTGACCGCGCGTGCGGACCTCTCCGGGGCCGAGCTGGAACGCGCTGTACAGGTGATCGGCGAAACACGACCATGA